The genomic region CGTATATAAATCTTCTTTAGTTCGCAAGGCTCTTTTTTCTTGCCTCACTTCATTAATTAATATGGCTTTTTCACGTACAATATGATTAAGTTTTTCTGAACTCTTGTCGAGCTTAGCTTGGAGAGCTTTTTGCTCCTGTTGACCCACTTCATTTAAAACGGAGAGAAGCTTTGCTTTCAGAGACATTTCTCTTGCATTTCCTTCTTCAGGTAGTCCTTGCAAGGCCTTTTCTAATTCAAGCCTTGTCCTCGCTATCTGTAAACTTCCCTGTTGAATACGGTCGAGTAAATTTTCAGCTTCAACTTCATATACTTTTTTTGATGGACTCGAAAAAATAGAAACCATTAGGGCTGCCGTCACAGCTGTAATGGCGATTAAATTAGTCCAAAATATATTTGAGGTCGAGTTTTGACCTTCACTCATAATAAAAGCTTCCGCGTCATGATAATCATCATTTGCACTTAAGCTGCGGATTTTTTTACGAGGTAGAGAGTCGAGTGAATTGGTTTCTTTCTTTTTCCCACCAAGCTGTAGATCTCCAATATCTTTTCGATTAAAGGAGATGGTGTGAATCCCAGGAACCATGCTCGGGTCCTTGCTTAAGCTTTTTCGGACTCGAACAATTTCTTTAATTAAAGCTTCATGATCAAGAAACCTTTTTTCAGGTGACTTCTCCATCATTTTAGTAATGAGCTTACGCACATCCAGCGGTAAATCTACGCGCCGATTATTAAACACAACCGGATCTTGAATATGTTGACGAGCCAATTCACTGACGTTTTCTGAATCGAAGGGTAAAACACCTGTAACGGAGTGATACAAAACAACTCCCAAGCTATAAATATCAGCTCGACAATCCATCGGATCTTTTAAAAATTGCTCTGGATTCATGTATGCTGGTGTCCCAGATACTTCTTGTACATCCTGTAAATCTCTTTGCTGACGAGCTAAACCCATATCCGTCAGCTTCACCCAACCGTCAGCGGTAATCATAATGTTGTCGGGCTTAATATCACGGTGAATTAAAGAATCTTTTTCCCAAGCATAATGCAAGCCTTCCGTCACTTGTTGTATTATACCTAAGGCTTCACTGACATCTAGTTTTCCGTTTTTCTCTAAACGATGACCTAGGGTGTCGCCTTCTACATACTCCATCGCAAGATAGAGATCACTCTCATCCACCCCAAATGCAAAAACTTGCACAAGGTTTCCGTGAATCATTGAAGCTACCGATTGCGCTTCACGCAAAAATTCTTGGCGGAATTTATTATCTGCCGAATACCTTCGCAATAAAACTTTTAAAGCAATAGGGCGGTCTAGACTGATTTGCCTAGCCAAAAACACTGTTCCCATTCCACCTACACCAACAACTTTTTCAATAGAAAAGTCTTGGCCTATCACCCTTCCTGGATCATAAATTTTTCTAGGAACAACAATTTTTTTTGAGCATGTCGGACAATTTTTACTAGTACCAAGCTCTAAACTCTCAGCTTGATAAGTCGACTTACATAGAACGCACTGGAATTTCATTATTCACTAATTCCTTGTGCATATTCCACAAGCACAGACGCAATTTCATCCGCAAAAAGTAAACCTTGCTGCGTCGCTCTTATAGAACTTTTTGTCTCTTCTAATAATCCTTGAGTCATTAGTGTATCCAATATCTCTTTATACTCAATTAAAACATCAATACCGTATAATGAATGCAATCGCTCTTTTTTCCAACCCAATTTTGTACGGAATCCAAAAGCTAAGACCTCTGCGGAACGCTCTTTTTGAGGGATTTGGTCATATTCAGCTTGTTCACCCTTTATCCATGCTTTCAAATCGGCCTTTTCTGTCCAACGCAATACTCCATCAAATGAAGCCGCCGCAGGACCTAAACCGAGGTATCTCGCCCCTAGCCATATATCTAAATTATGTCGACATTCCTGTCCCGGAACCGCATAATTGGAAACTTCATAACGCTCTAAGCCCGCTTCCTTCAGTAAATCTTCACAAAGATGATACATCTCCACCGCTAAGTCATCATCGGTTTCATGAATTCTTTTTGACAATTCTGAACCCTCTTCCAAAATCAAACTATATGCAGAAAAATGACGTATTCCACGTTTCAGTACTTGCTCTACGTCAAACTGCCAATCCGCCAAAGTCTGTCCAGGTACGCCATAGATCAAATCTACATTAATACGCGTAAAACCTACCTTTTGAGCCAGATCAATAGCGCTGAACAACTCCATATCACCTGTCCTTCTACCCAGCATCTTTCTTGTCTTACGTGAAGTAGATTGTCCGCCAAAGCTCAAGCGAGTTACGCCCTTACTGTACATCATCTCTAGTTTAGCTTGATCGACAGATGAAGGATTACATTCGATTGTGAACTCATCTTGAGGGGATAAACCCTGCAATAATTTTATCAGCCTCTCTAAATCTTCAAACGATAATGCACTAGGAGTTCCGCCACCAACAAATATTGTCTTGAGCGAATTTAACTGTTTTGAGGCTTGATTAAGATCACTCTCGAGTTTATCCAAATAGGCTTTTCGCACCTCTCTCGAGTTCTCTACTACGGAATACAGGATGCAATAATCGCATATATTTTTGCAGAAGGGCACATGAACGTAAAGTGAGTCAAACTCAACTAATGAAGACATATTATCTAGCTAGTTGCTCGCGATATAGGTCTTCGTCTTTAAAAATGATTACTCGTTCACCCTTCCTACACAAGCCAAACTTCTCTCTGGCAACTCGTTCTACTGCAGAAGGCTTCACTGTCAAATCGTGAAGTGATTCACGATGACTTTGCACATCAGACTCAAGATACATAACTTCTCTCTCGGTCTTCTCTAAGTCAGTTTGTGCACGGTTATATTTAATATACTTAGGCACCATGATGTAAGTCCCACTCACCACGATGAGTAGAAATAAAAAAACACCTGTAAGTTTTGCAAATTCCACAAAGCCCCAATTCTATTGACGATATTATAAATATACTATATTATAATAAGCAACTATCTATTAACAACCCCCAAAACCTTACGGCTTACGTAATTTTATAAAAAAAATCTAATGTTTTATACTTTTTTGAAAAACCTCCTCCTTTCGCCTCTCCTTATAATCGCTACTGGTTTAAATTTTTTCTCCATATTTTTACTCGTTAAGGCGCATAGCTTATCATCTTCCTCAGCTTGGTTTCTTGCTGGATTTATTGCTGGATTGATTACCTTCAAATTTCTATGCCGGTTCGAAGTTGTTTATGTTTTTGGTCATGAAATGGCGCATTGGTTAGCGGCTAAAATTTGTTGTAAAAAAACGGGGAAATTCAGTTTCGGATTCAAGTCAGGATCCGTAGAAGTCGAAAAGCCCAATACTTTTATTATGTTAGCACCCTACTTTTTCCCCACACTTACGGTCGTACTACTACCACTCTATTTCCTGCTTCCTTTACTCAAACACCAAGATCAGGCCACCATCTTATTCACTTTCTTAATTGGCAGTTCTTTTGCTCATCATATATATATGAATGCTCGTTTGATTATTAAAACTAAACAAAGTGACTTCGACAAGCCCGGCCACTTTTTCTCCGCCACCCTATTAGCTTTTATCAATTCGTTTATTGTCTTTGGTATCTTTGTTTTTTTTACGTCCTCTTTTGGGAATCTCGGTATTTTCATACAAGCGTGCACAACGGTCTTCCACAAAGCCTCATCTATACTGAAGTGATACTCTGATAAATTAATACAATTTTAACTCTAAAATATTTCGGTTCATTTCTCCCGGATCATACTTTAGAAGCAACAATTGTAGGAAACACCCCCTTGGCGAACTTTACTGTAACATGCAAAAACTGTTTATCTCAAATTGAATTAGATCTATCTAATTCAATCGAACACTACCCTTGTCTTAATTGTCAACAGGAAATACCTCTGCGCCCTAATAGTATGGGAGAGAATGTTGAACTCAATTCACACATTTCGACTCTTTATGAAATAAACGATGATGGCTATAGTAAATTATTTATCGGCTATGATAGCGATGAAAAACAAATGTGTTTAATTCGCGTCTTTGACAAAACTTTATATACCTCAGTCAGCTCTCCAGATGAATTAAAAAACATTATGGAAGCAGCGGCCGTACATGTCGGATCAAGCCATCTCCCCATAATTTCATCTGCTTATTTTGAAGAATATCTTTATCAAATAATGCCATACATTAAACTTGAATCGCTGGAACAAATCATTGACAACGCCTATTTATGGAGCCCACTTCAAGCACTGGACTTATGCTACAACATCTTAGAATCTTTAGAGAAGGCCTACACCATAACCGGTAGTGGCCACTTCAATCTCAACCCTCATAATATCTTTATTACTAATGATGGCGAAGTAAAATTCATCGGCTTCACATTAGCTCCTCAACTACTACAAGACACTAAGT from Lentisphaera profundi harbors:
- a CDS encoding serine/threonine protein kinase, whose product is MKFQCVLCKSTYQAESLELGTSKNCPTCSKKIVVPRKIYDPGRVIGQDFSIEKVVGVGGMGTVFLARQISLDRPIALKVLLRRYSADNKFRQEFLREAQSVASMIHGNLVQVFAFGVDESDLYLAMEYVEGDTLGHRLEKNGKLDVSEALGIIQQVTEGLHYAWEKDSLIHRDIKPDNIMITADGWVKLTDMGLARQQRDLQDVQEVSGTPAYMNPEQFLKDPMDCRADIYSLGVVLYHSVTGVLPFDSENVSELARQHIQDPVVFNNRRVDLPLDVRKLITKMMEKSPEKRFLDHEALIKEIVRVRKSLSKDPSMVPGIHTISFNRKDIGDLQLGGKKKETNSLDSLPRKKIRSLSANDDYHDAEAFIMSEGQNSTSNIFWTNLIAITAVTAALMVSIFSSPSKKVYEVEAENLLDRIQQGSLQIARTRLELEKALQGLPEEGNAREMSLKAKLLSVLNEVGQQEQKALQAKLDKSSEKLNHIVREKAILINEVRQEKRALRTKEDLYTHVLSDINKSKEILTQETITEEQVDEVPQLLFNDAIMLEKLWTETKTKILMSSFKEVYYWKPRLALSLISAQKSNLFGVYLSEVEDLEKLIGKAQEYQLKFAQGLSLLEGQDLLLPGGDLEDISISVYNTDEGSVELEDSFGKTYKIPQLPMIQQKYLYQTIYPIKDDDKLYAAYALCALQFSEAIENDADPDMLAVVFNHYVFNRYNVINNYLKNNLQSRARESGMKLLQVTELFPSELNNIQQKLDTILGDGWKYDSTATKDGLQ
- the hemW gene encoding radical SAM family heme chaperone HemW; this translates as MSSLVEFDSLYVHVPFCKNICDYCILYSVVENSREVRKAYLDKLESDLNQASKQLNSLKTIFVGGGTPSALSFEDLERLIKLLQGLSPQDEFTIECNPSSVDQAKLEMMYSKGVTRLSFGGQSTSRKTRKMLGRRTGDMELFSAIDLAQKVGFTRINVDLIYGVPGQTLADWQFDVEQVLKRGIRHFSAYSLILEEGSELSKRIHETDDDLAVEMYHLCEDLLKEAGLERYEVSNYAVPGQECRHNLDIWLGARYLGLGPAAASFDGVLRWTEKADLKAWIKGEQAEYDQIPQKERSAEVLAFGFRTKLGWKKERLHSLYGIDVLIEYKEILDTLMTQGLLEETKSSIRATQQGLLFADEIASVLVEYAQGISE
- a CDS encoding FtsB family cell division protein, producing the protein MEFAKLTGVFLFLLIVVSGTYIMVPKYIKYNRAQTDLEKTEREVMYLESDVQSHRESLHDLTVKPSAVERVAREKFGLCRKGERVIIFKDEDLYREQLAR